One genomic region from Dermacentor variabilis isolate Ectoservices chromosome 6, ASM5094787v1, whole genome shotgun sequence encodes:
- the eIF1A gene encoding eukaryotic translation initiation factor 1A, with amino-acid sequence MPKNKGKGGKNRRRGKNENETEKRELVFKEDGQEYAQVIKMLGNGRLEAMCFDGMKRLCHIRGKLRKKVWINQGDIILVGLRDYQDAKADVILKYNPDEARNLKSYGELPEHAKINDTVNFGEEEEDDNIEFDEVSGDEDIEGI; translated from the exons ATGCCGAAGAACAAGG GAAAGGGAGGTAAAAATAGgagaagaggaaagaacgaaaatGAAACTGAAAAGAGAGAACTCGTCTTCAAGGAGGACGGCCAAG AATATGCTCAAGTTATCAAAATGCTTGGCAACGGACGGCTAGAGGCCATGTGCTTTGATGGCATGAAGAGACTGTGTCACATTCGAGGAAAACTGAGAAAAAAG GTTTGGATAAACCAgggtgacatcattttagtggGTCTGCGGGACTACCAGGATGCCAAGGCAGATGTCATCCTCAAATACAACCCAGACGAAGCACGAAACCTGAAGTCCTACGGAGAACTGCCTGAGCACG CGAAAATCAACGACACTGTCAACTTTGgtgaagaagaggaagacgacaaCATTGAGTTCGATGAAGTCAGTGGCGATGAGGACATTGAGGGG ATCTGA
- the Sod1 gene encoding superoxide dismutase 1, translating to MTIKAVCVLSGSDKTKGTLHFSQECEGKPVKVVGEVTGLGKGLHGFHIHEFGDNTNGCVSAGAHFNPHSKEHGAPTDSNRHVGDLGNVVAGDDGVAKVNIEDCVISLCGAHNIIGRSLVVHADPDDLGKGGHELSKTTGNAGARLACGVVGITK from the exons ATGACAATCAAGGCTGTCTGCGTATTGTCGGGCTCGGACAAAACCAAGGGGACCCTTCACTTCTCGCAGGAG TGCGAGGGAAAGCCGGTTAAAGTTGTCGGCGAAGTAACTGGCCTTGGGAAAGGACTTCATGGGTTTCACATTCACGAGTTCGGAGATAACACTAACG GGTGTGTGAGTGCAGGTGCGCACTTCAACCCGCACAGCAAGGAGCATGGTGCACCGACTGATTCGAACAG GCATGTTGGAGACCTGGGCAATGTTGTTGCTGGCGACGACGGTGTTGCGAAGGTGAACATCGAGGACTGTGTAATTTCGCTTTGTGGAGCGCACAACATCATTGGACGATCTCTTGTG GTTCATGCCGACCCAGACGACCTTGGAAAGGGAGGCCATGAACTGAGCAAGACTACAGGGAATGCGGGTGCCCGACTTGCCTGCGGTGTAGTTGGCATCACCAAGTAA